From the Candidatus Methylomirabilota bacterium genome, one window contains:
- the rimO gene encoding 30S ribosomal protein S12 methylthiotransferase RimO yields MKVHLTTLGCPKNEVDSELMLGMLAQAGFPLVDRPEEADCLVVNTCAFIDRAREESVRTILELARLKECGRATSLIVTGCLAQRYGGELLREMPEIDGVLGTSGLERIVDLVRQAAGRRDWATSAPPGYLYDAATPRVLSSPVPYAYVKIAEGCDMACTFCAIPSFRGRHRSRALTDVVAEVENLARRGVQEVILVSQDTLAYGRDRAGNGDIGDLLLALSDTAVPWIRPMYLHPAHVTDRLIARWRRARVLPYLDMPVQHGDDGVLRAMRRAVTAARMKDIVAAFRDAIPELTVRTTVLVGFPGETETAFENLLRFLEDVRFDRLGVFTYSPEDGTPSAGFADQVPSETAAERAAAVQELQDRLAWESNQSLLGTVQSVLVDGRSEDPAFDWEGRTAGQAPEIDGVVYLHGRLTPGRLAAVRITAVEGYELVGEPA; encoded by the coding sequence ATGAAAGTCCACCTCACCACGCTGGGCTGCCCCAAGAACGAGGTGGATTCCGAGCTGATGCTCGGAATGCTGGCCCAGGCCGGGTTTCCGCTGGTCGATCGCCCCGAGGAGGCGGACTGTCTGGTCGTCAACACCTGCGCCTTCATCGACCGGGCTCGCGAGGAATCCGTGCGCACCATCCTGGAGCTGGCCCGGCTCAAGGAATGCGGCCGGGCCACCTCGCTGATCGTCACCGGCTGCCTGGCGCAGCGGTACGGCGGCGAGCTGCTTCGCGAGATGCCCGAGATCGACGGCGTCCTGGGAACATCGGGGCTCGAGCGCATCGTCGACCTGGTGCGCCAGGCCGCCGGGCGCCGGGACTGGGCGACCTCGGCCCCTCCCGGGTACCTCTACGACGCCGCCACGCCGCGGGTGCTGTCGAGCCCCGTGCCTTACGCGTACGTGAAGATCGCGGAGGGCTGCGATATGGCCTGCACCTTCTGCGCGATCCCGAGCTTTCGCGGCCGGCACCGCAGCCGCGCCCTGACCGACGTGGTGGCCGAGGTCGAGAACCTGGCCCGGCGGGGCGTCCAGGAGGTGATCCTCGTCTCCCAGGACACGCTGGCCTACGGCCGAGACCGGGCGGGCAACGGTGACATCGGTGACCTGCTGCTGGCGCTGTCCGACACGGCCGTGCCCTGGATCCGCCCGATGTATCTGCACCCGGCCCACGTCACCGACCGGCTGATCGCCAGGTGGCGGCGCGCCCGTGTCCTGCCCTACCTGGACATGCCCGTCCAGCACGGCGACGACGGGGTCTTGCGGGCGATGCGCCGGGCGGTCACCGCCGCCCGCATGAAGGACATCGTCGCGGCGTTCCGTGACGCCATCCCCGAGCTCACTGTGCGCACGACGGTGCTGGTCGGCTTTCCCGGCGAGACGGAGACGGCGTTCGAGAACCTGCTGCGCTTCCTCGAGGACGTGCGCTTCGACCGCCTGGGCGTCTTCACCTACTCGCCGGAGGACGGCACGCCGTCGGCCGGCTTTGCCGATCAGGTCCCTTCGGAGACGGCCGCCGAGCGGGCGGCCGCCGTCCAGGAGCTTCAAGATCGGCTGGCCTGGGAGAGCAACCAGTCGTTGCTCGGCACCGTGCAGTCGGTGCTGGTGGACGGCCGCAGCGAGGATCCCGCCTTCGACTGGGAGGGTCGCACGGCCGGGCAGGCTCCCGAGATCGACGGCGTCGTCTACCTGCATGGCAGGCTGACGCCCGGCCGCCTTGCCGCCGTTCGGATCACGGCCGTGGAGGGCTACGAGCTGGTCGGCGAGCCCGCCTGA
- a CDS encoding phosphatidylglycerophosphatase A, whose amino-acid sequence MRDSPAAPVLAGASGRRGDRVAMLVATVGGVGYAPVAPGTVGSAVAAVLLWLIPFSNVGLVFFLLAVTSAGLWASHRVERVLGVRDPGAIVIDEVAGLTLALLAGPRTLPVIVVAFLLFRVFDVLKPFPARAAERLPGGAGAMADDLVAGLYTLAALLALEAVARWL is encoded by the coding sequence ATGCGCGACAGCCCGGCGGCACCGGTCCTGGCGGGGGCGTCGGGCCGCCGGGGCGACCGGGTCGCGATGCTCGTGGCCACCGTGGGCGGAGTCGGCTACGCGCCGGTGGCGCCCGGCACGGTCGGCAGCGCCGTGGCGGCCGTGCTCTTGTGGCTGATTCCCTTCTCCAACGTCGGGCTCGTTTTCTTCCTCCTCGCCGTGACGTCGGCGGGCCTCTGGGCCAGCCATCGCGTGGAGCGGGTGCTCGGGGTGCGAGATCCGGGCGCGATCGTGATCGACGAGGTCGCCGGCCTGACGCTGGCGCTGCTCGCCGGTCCCCGCACGTTGCCGGTGATCGTCGTGGCGTTCCTGCTCTTCCGCGTCTTCGACGTCCTCAAGCCCTTCCCGGCCCGCGCGGCCGAGCGGCTGCCGGGCGGGGCCGGCGCGATGGCCGACGACCTCGTGGCCGGGCTCTATACCCTGGCCGCGCTGCTCGCGCTGGAGGCCGTGGCGCGATGGCTTTGA